Proteins from a single region of Oryza brachyantha chromosome 6, ObraRS2, whole genome shotgun sequence:
- the LOC102718655 gene encoding amino acid transporter AVT6A, which translates to MGGGVTERLPEGSEPLLPAKREGEDEFSGASFAGAVFNLSTTIVGAGIMALPATMKVLGLVPGLVMIVLAALLTDASIELLVRFSRAVGAPSYGAVMGDAFGWWGRRLLQVCVVVNNIGVMIVYMIIIGDVLSGTSSGGEHHYGVLEGWFGTHWWNGRFFVLLVTTIVVFSPLACLKRVDSLSYTSAISVALAVVFVIITAGIAIVKLIKGQIPMPKLFPDVPDLASVWELFTAVPVLVTAYVCHYNVHPIHNELKDPSQIKPIVHTSLVLCSTVYITTSFFGYLLFGESTLSDVLANFDSNLGIPYSSVLNDAVRVSYAVHLMLVFPMIFHALRLNLDGLLFPSSGPLSSDNRRFSVMTAVLLLVIFLSANFIPSIWDAFQFTGATAAVCIAFIFPAAITLRDPNSIAKKWDKILSIFMIVLAIVSNVVAVYSDAYSIFQKKSSPSIA; encoded by the exons ATGGGAGGCGGCGTCACGGAGCGGCTCCCGGAGGGCAGCGAGCCGCTGCTCCCGGCGaagcgggagggagaggacgAGTTCAGCGGCGCCTCCTTCGCCGGCGCGGTGTTCAACCTGTCGACCACCATCGTCGGGGCCGGAATCATGGCGCTGCCGGCCACGATGAAGGTGCTGGGGCTCGTCCCGGGCCTCGTCATGATCGtgctcgccgcgctcctcACCGACGCCTCCATCGAGCTGCTCGTCCGGTtcagccgcgccgtcggcgcgCCGTCGTACGGCGCCGTCATGGGGGACGCGTTCGggtggtgggggaggaggctGCTCCAGGTCTGCGTCGTCGTCAACAACATCGGCGTCATGATCGTCTACATGATCATTATTG GTGATGTGCTTTCTGGAACCTCCTCTGGTGGTGAGCATCATTATGGTGTTTTAGAAGGATGGTTTGGGACACATTGGTGGAATGGGCGTTTCTTCGTTCTCCTGGTTACAACAATTGTGGTGTTTTCTCCACTCGCATGTTTGAAGCGTGTTG ATTCACTGAGCTATACGTCTGCCATATCTGTTGCTCTAGcagttgtttttgttattattaCTGCTGGAATTGCTATTGTCAAGTTGATAAAAGGACAAATTCCAATGCCTAAGTTGTTTCCTGATGTTCCTGATTTGGCATCTGTGTGGGAGCTTTTCACAGCAGTGCCAGTTCTTGTCACTGCTTATGTTTGCCATTATAATG TCCATCCAATTCATAACGAGCTCAAGGACCCATCGCAGATTAAGCCAATAGTACACACATCCTTGGTTCTATGCTCAACTGTCTATATAACAACAAGTTTCTTTGGATATCTCCTATTTGGTGAATCTACTCTGTCTGATGTGCTCGCCAATTTTGACTCCAATCTTGGCATTCCATACAGTTCGGTGCTTAATGATGCTGTTAGAGTGAGCTATGCTGTCCATCTTATGCTTGTATTCCCCATGATATTCCACGCCCTACGGCTTAATTTGGATGGGCTTCTCTTTCCCTCATCGGGGCCTCTGTCATCTGACAACCGAAGATTTTCTGTAATGACAGCGGTACTTCTTCTAGTTATTTTCCTATCTGCAAATTTCATTCCGAGCATCTGGGATGCCTTCCAATTTACTGGTGCAACTGCTGCTGTTTGTATCGCCTTCATTTTCCCAGCCGCAATCACTCTAAG GGATCCAAACAGCATAGCAAAGAAGTGGGACAAAATCCTATCCATCTTCATGATTGTTCTCGCAATTGTATCAAACGTAGTAGCTGTCTATAGCGATGCATATTCAATATTCCAGAAGAAAAGTTCCCCTTCCATCGCCTGA